In Carassius gibelio isolate Cgi1373 ecotype wild population from Czech Republic chromosome B13, carGib1.2-hapl.c, whole genome shotgun sequence, one genomic interval encodes:
- the aifm2 gene encoding apoptosis-inducing factor 2, which produces MGGQVSIDENVHVVIVGGGFGGIAAAQHLKHHGVPFMLIDILDAFHHNVAALRASVQAGFAKQTFIPYKETFGLNFLQGRVIQIDSETQTVVLDNGKQVRYSHLILCTGTSGHFPGKHNSVDTYQAAIQKYEDFVKEIQEANTVVVIGGGTTGVEMAAEIRTEFTDKKVILIHPREEVADPDLLPSVKEQAKQVLLDKGVELLLGRKVTNLDELELNVCRKDMEIKTNKNEQVTADLVICCTGNKINSEAYRSSLTACMTESGALKVNKHLQVEGFDNVYAVGDCTNVSEPKLAYHAGLHAAVAATNIINSLKGKCLTSYRTGNVTMLIAMGKDAGVGQFNGCKLPQFLVTKGKSQGLLLWKSWREMGQKAPN; this is translated from the exons ATGGGTGGTCAGGTGTCCATTGATGAGAATGTCCATGTGGTGATTGTCGGCGGTGGTTTTGGTGGCATTGCAGCTGCTCAACACCTTAAACATCACGGAGTGCCCTTCATGCTTATTGACATCCTGGATGCGTTTCATCACAACGTTGCAGCGCTGCGTGCCTCAGTTCAGGCTG GTTTTGCGAAGCAGACATTCATACCATACAAAGAGACATTTGGACTGAATTTCCTCCAAGGCCGTGTCATACAGATAGACTCAGAAACGCAGACAGTTGTGCTCGACAATGGAAAG CAAGTACGTTATTCACACCTCATTCTGTGCACTGGAACAAGCGGACATTTCCCAGGCAAACACAATTCTGTGGACACCTACCAAGCAGCCATTCAGAAGTATGAGGACTTTGTCAAAGAG ATCCAGGAAGCAAACACGGTCGTAGTTATTGGTGGTGGAACCACCGGCGTTGAAATGGCTGCTGAGATCAGGACTGAATTTACTGACAAGAAG gtGATTCTGATCCACCCGCGTGAGGAGGTGGCTGATCCTGATCTTTTGCCTTCTGTCAAAGAACAAGCCAAACAGGTTCTGCTGGATAAGGGGGTGGAGCTTTTGCTAG GGCGGAAAGTGACAAACCTTGATGAGCTGGAATTAAATGTGTGTCGGAAAGACATGGAGATCAAGACCAATAAAAATGAGCAGGTCACTGCTGATCTAGTCATCTGCTGCACAGGAAATAAAATCAACTCTGAAGCATACAGGTCCAGTCTGA CTGCATGTATGACAGAGAGTGGTGCTCTGAAGGTGAACAAGCACCTGCAAGTAGAAGGCTTTGACAATGTGTATGCTGTGGGTGACTGCACCAATGTCAGTGAACCCAAGTTGGCGTATCATGCTGGACTCCATGCTGCGGTTGCTGCCACTAATATCATAAACAGTCTGAAAGGAAAATGTTTAACCTCATATCGCACAG GAAATGTGACTATGCTGATTGCTATGGGCAAGGATGCTGGAGTAGGCCAGTTTAATGGCTGTAAACTACCTCAATTTCTGGTCACCAAGGGAAAGAGCCAAGGCTTGCTGCTGTGGAAGAGCTGGAGGGAAATGGGCCAAAAAGCCCCAAATTAA